The Prochlorococcus sp. MIT 1300 genome has a window encoding:
- a CDS encoding protein adenylyltransferase SelO — protein sequence MKSPSTKTFTEFTQLADYSLLDSLKADPQATDNGLDHRARQVFSGHYVPVTPTPIPEPEYITHSRTLFNELGLSHELTRDHQFSQLFSGDMTVASNPMRPVGWATGYALSIYGTEYIQQCPFGTGNGYGDGRAISVFEGLFNGKRWEMQLKGGGTTPYCRGADGRAVLRSSVREFLVQEYMQALGVPTSRSLTLYVSRSETVGRPWYSEGSRWIDPDILVDNPVAITTRVAPSFIRVGQLELFARRARSNEHQDALEELRMIVQHLVDRNYPDLAGSSLSFSDQVVGLANLFRGRLTSLVANWMRVGYCQGNFNSDNCAAGGFTLDYGPFGFCELFVPRFQPWTGGGDHFSFFNQTVAAEANYDMFWAAIRPLLADNIEALKKLDQTREGFAEAMAIEMEAMWAKKLGLTSFDSTLVEELLELMVESRVDYTIFFRKLSNIPEDISFLKESFYFPCSEQIHSKWERWLRHWRNHSKSAGDLKKRSATMKSINPKYTWREWLIAPAYKKAEQGDYSLIKELQALFSNPYEKQASEMESKYDRLKPKEFFNAGGISHYSCSS from the coding sequence TTGAAATCACCAAGTACGAAAACCTTCACTGAGTTCACACAACTTGCGGACTATTCGCTCCTAGATTCACTCAAAGCGGATCCCCAAGCGACTGACAACGGTCTCGATCACCGCGCTCGGCAAGTTTTCTCAGGTCATTACGTACCTGTGACTCCTACTCCCATTCCAGAACCGGAATACATCACACATAGCAGAACCCTATTCAACGAACTCGGCCTCAGCCATGAGCTTACTCGAGATCATCAATTCAGCCAGTTGTTTTCAGGCGACATGACGGTCGCCAGTAATCCCATGCGTCCCGTTGGTTGGGCAACCGGCTATGCCCTATCCATCTATGGCACTGAATACATACAGCAATGTCCTTTTGGAACCGGCAATGGGTATGGGGATGGTCGGGCAATTTCAGTCTTCGAAGGTCTCTTCAACGGCAAACGCTGGGAAATGCAGCTGAAAGGAGGTGGCACCACGCCATACTGCCGTGGTGCCGATGGACGAGCAGTCCTACGTTCCAGTGTTCGAGAGTTTCTAGTACAGGAATACATGCAGGCCCTGGGAGTTCCCACTTCTCGCTCCCTAACGTTGTATGTATCGCGATCCGAGACTGTTGGCAGGCCCTGGTATAGCGAAGGGTCTAGATGGATAGACCCTGACATTCTGGTCGACAATCCTGTAGCAATCACAACACGTGTAGCACCTTCATTTATACGTGTCGGTCAACTTGAGCTATTTGCCCGTCGTGCACGCAGTAATGAACATCAAGATGCATTGGAAGAGCTACGAATGATTGTGCAACACCTAGTCGATCGAAACTATCCAGATTTAGCGGGTTCAAGTCTTTCTTTCTCCGATCAAGTAGTCGGGCTGGCCAATTTATTTCGCGGACGGCTCACATCACTTGTTGCCAACTGGATGCGTGTTGGCTACTGCCAAGGAAATTTCAACAGTGACAACTGTGCCGCGGGTGGTTTCACTCTCGATTACGGTCCCTTCGGATTCTGCGAACTATTCGTACCCCGATTTCAGCCCTGGACAGGAGGTGGAGATCATTTCTCATTCTTCAACCAAACCGTTGCTGCCGAAGCCAACTATGACATGTTCTGGGCAGCCATACGCCCTCTACTTGCCGACAACATCGAGGCATTAAAAAAGCTAGATCAAACCCGAGAAGGCTTCGCAGAAGCAATGGCTATTGAAATGGAAGCTATGTGGGCAAAGAAGCTTGGCCTAACCAGTTTTGACTCAACTCTAGTGGAAGAACTGCTAGAGCTTATGGTTGAATCCAGAGTGGATTACACGATTTTTTTTCGGAAGCTCTCAAATATTCCAGAGGACATCTCATTCTTAAAAGAAAGTTTCTACTTTCCCTGCTCAGAACAGATTCATTCGAAATGGGAGAGGTGGTTGAGACACTGGCGGAATCACAGTAAGAGCGCTGGTGACCTCAAAAAGAGATCCGCCACAATGAAAAGCATCAACCCCAAATACACATGGCGAGAGTGGCTGATTGCACCTGCCTATAAGAAAGCTGAGCAAGGTGATTACAGTCTCATCAAGGAGCTTCAGGCTCTTTTCAGCAATCCCTACGAAAAACAAGCTTCGGAAATGGAGAGCAAGTACGACCGCCTAAAACCCAAGGAATTCTTTAACGCCGGAGGTATATCTCACTACAGTTGTTCATCTTGA
- a CDS encoding metallophosphoesterase family protein: MKHAIISCLHANLPATEAVLNDIDRQGINTITCLGDLVGYGPHPNEVVELVQQRGIATCQGCWDEDIIDGLNACECSYPSQLAERRGHLAHQWTADQLTNENKLFLAGLPTSLRRNQLLFVHGSPNSQHEYLLPDMDAFAALERVETAGADTLFCGHTHQPYVRELMDGSIRVRLQNGSNDKAEEKELALPMRRIVNAGSVGEPRHGSTNATYVIHDDANDEVEIKEVAYEVERTCQAIIEVGLPKVFAWRLSHGFEFAEQAEDASHVCER; the protein is encoded by the coding sequence ATGAAACATGCAATTATCTCCTGTTTACACGCCAATCTCCCTGCAACGGAAGCTGTGCTGAATGACATTGACCGACAGGGCATTAACACCATTACCTGTCTTGGTGACTTAGTAGGTTATGGTCCCCACCCCAATGAAGTAGTTGAGCTAGTGCAACAGCGTGGCATCGCTACCTGCCAGGGGTGCTGGGACGAAGATATCATCGATGGTCTTAATGCCTGTGAGTGCAGTTACCCTTCACAGCTAGCAGAAAGGCGTGGGCACCTGGCCCACCAATGGACAGCCGATCAGCTAACAAATGAAAACAAACTCTTTTTAGCTGGCCTCCCAACATCCTTACGTCGAAATCAACTTCTATTCGTGCATGGCAGTCCCAACAGCCAGCATGAGTACCTACTACCAGATATGGATGCATTTGCAGCGCTCGAGCGTGTAGAAACAGCGGGAGCAGATACTCTGTTTTGCGGACATACCCACCAGCCTTATGTACGTGAATTAATGGATGGATCAATCCGTGTGCGTTTACAAAACGGCAGTAACGATAAAGCTGAGGAAAAGGAACTTGCCTTGCCGATGCGCAGAATCGTCAATGCTGGATCAGTTGGCGAACCACGTCATGGGAGCACAAATGCGACCTATGTAATTCACGACGATGCTAATGATGAAGTTGAGATCAAAGAGGTGGCCTATGAGGTCGAGCGAACGTGTCAAGCGATTATTGAAGTAGGGCTACCGAAAGTGTTCGCATGGCGCCTAAGTCATGGCTTTGAATTCGCAGAACAGGCTGAAGATGCTAGTCACGTCTGTGAACGATGA
- a CDS encoding galactose oxidase, translating into MRKGQTAKALPPLKINEEEEWDYLEYGTLKESRTACVCITCQHFSYCCDKHCRTLLTCGLQQRLIPHGEHLSSRCAFWQRRSEKEIGWCPEWA; encoded by the coding sequence ATGCGTAAGGGTCAGACCGCCAAAGCGTTACCCCCCCTCAAAATCAACGAAGAAGAGGAGTGGGACTACCTCGAATATGGAACCCTCAAGGAATCACGTACAGCTTGCGTTTGCATAACTTGCCAGCATTTTTCCTATTGCTGCGATAAGCATTGCCGAACACTTTTAACTTGCGGCCTTCAACAACGTTTGATTCCCCATGGTGAGCATTTGTCTTCCAGATGCGCCTTTTGGCAACGAAGAAGTGAGAAAGAGATTGGTTGGTGTCCTGAATGGGCTTAA
- a CDS encoding SOS response-associated peptidase, with protein sequence MCGSFELIEEFYKLPKLLRNDFPKGLELKYEMQSCIRPGDPVIVLKNEGKAKTSLMLWGFISQWSKNPLDASRLRPFNARAETVGDKRLFRGSWKHNRCLIPATAFFEKGYRFRKKNSQTFWLAGIWNRWMSPEGSELESCCVLTTQPNELVRPIHNRMPVVIPDGFEEEWIESVKDLTGLKALHPFLKGWNHYDWMAEPILKTPTSQLSLF encoded by the coding sequence ATGTGCGGAAGTTTTGAGTTGATAGAAGAGTTTTATAAACTCCCAAAACTTTTAAGGAATGACTTTCCAAAAGGGCTTGAACTAAAATATGAGATGCAATCTTGTATTAGGCCAGGTGACCCAGTAATAGTTCTAAAAAACGAAGGCAAGGCTAAAACTTCACTAATGCTCTGGGGATTTATTTCGCAGTGGAGTAAAAATCCATTAGATGCATCTAGATTAAGGCCCTTCAATGCTAGAGCTGAAACTGTTGGTGATAAACGATTATTTCGGGGAAGCTGGAAACACAATAGATGTCTAATACCTGCTACCGCTTTTTTTGAAAAAGGTTATCGATTCAGGAAAAAGAATTCTCAGACTTTTTGGCTTGCGGGAATTTGGAATAGATGGATGAGTCCTGAAGGTAGTGAACTTGAATCATGTTGTGTGTTAACTACTCAGCCAAATGAGTTAGTCAGGCCCATTCATAACAGAATGCCAGTAGTTATTCCTGACGGATTTGAAGAAGAATGGATAGAATCAGTTAAAGATCTAACTGGGCTGAAAGCACTTCACCCTTTTTTAAAGGGATGGAACCATTACGATTGGATGGCAGAACCCATTCTTAAAACCCCAACCTCTCAATTGAGCTTATTCTAA
- a CDS encoding ATP-binding protein, producing MGQTWLISGPPGCGKTTWILNMMNNYQGACGYLRLTGYSDNNLEQVPNSEIDLTFLKDQSPEMRALSGKQTSIAEQEDILILIELPQFHTPKEVGMSSIDPRAKNQLETLQLRPDRYLHFGRDPELPNKDTLELTKLESWSLGLQNSVWDPASLNTFWFELVNGAYGDVYRAKALMNLPDGRSIFCNWIVTQEGSQFIPLKAIAPPDGRPENFSELVVQGKALDCKRIQSTIDLCLLSDAVLDMHQMSLRDRQQEATYSH from the coding sequence ATGGGTCAGACATGGCTAATCTCAGGCCCGCCAGGATGCGGTAAAACGACCTGGATACTCAACATGATGAACAACTACCAAGGTGCTTGTGGATATTTGAGACTCACTGGCTACTCCGATAACAACTTAGAGCAGGTACCTAACTCGGAGATTGATTTGACGTTTCTCAAAGATCAATCCCCTGAGATGCGAGCTCTATCAGGCAAACAAACTTCCATCGCAGAACAAGAAGACATCCTGATATTGATTGAACTTCCACAGTTCCACACTCCTAAAGAAGTGGGGATGTCTTCTATCGATCCTCGTGCAAAGAATCAGCTAGAAACATTGCAACTTCGCCCTGATCGGTATCTCCACTTTGGCCGAGATCCTGAATTACCTAATAAGGACACATTAGAGTTAACCAAATTGGAATCCTGGAGCCTCGGCCTACAAAACAGTGTCTGGGACCCAGCCTCTCTCAATACCTTTTGGTTCGAGTTAGTAAATGGAGCCTATGGCGACGTATATCGAGCTAAAGCCTTAATGAATTTGCCAGATGGGCGATCTATCTTTTGCAATTGGATCGTGACTCAAGAAGGTTCACAATTCATTCCTCTAAAAGCAATTGCGCCTCCAGATGGTAGACCTGAAAACTTTTCTGAACTTGTGGTGCAAGGCAAAGCACTTGATTGCAAACGAATTCAATCAACAATCGACCTCTGCCTACTCAGCGATGCCGTGCTCGACATGCATCAAATGTCTCTGAGAGATCGACAACAAGAAGCTACTTACTCACATTAA
- a CDS encoding DUF1499 domain-containing protein → MGLGLFSSVIDHSLASVMLARFVRAKKGRITNSLDMTAQRSGLTACMSPLNCVFVQKDFNDVDKAFSELKKIAGNIPRTTVLEDSNNYWKGVCRSLIFRFPDDLEILKVNQEIIQIKSASRIGASDLGVNRGRINYLLKQLEKNTL, encoded by the coding sequence ATGGGACTGGGGCTCTTCTCTTCTGTCATTGATCACTCCCTTGCATCGGTGATGTTGGCACGGTTTGTTAGAGCTAAAAAGGGAAGGATAACCAACTCACTTGATATGACAGCTCAACGATCTGGTCTAACTGCTTGCATGAGTCCTTTGAATTGCGTTTTTGTTCAGAAAGACTTTAATGACGTGGATAAAGCCTTTAGTGAACTTAAGAAAATTGCTGGCAACATTCCTAGAACAACAGTCCTAGAGGACAGCAATAATTATTGGAAAGGTGTTTGTCGAAGTTTAATTTTCAGATTTCCAGATGACCTTGAGATATTAAAAGTCAATCAAGAGATTATCCAAATCAAGTCTGCTTCCAGAATTGGTGCGAGTGATCTTGGGGTTAATCGAGGCAGAATTAACTATTTATTGAAGCAATTAGAAAAGAACACCCTTTGA
- a CDS encoding phosphoesterase: protein MERWALISGLRGDLEVYEQIQRDLKKTSGVKSLFVLGDLIGPERNCDVLLNRLQNPQRGDLKPACIYGWWEEQLLAERGFRGDRKADDLRDSQGEDAVAALLNTVDPSHMNWLASLQFGFIELDCALIHGSSSNVGDNLTPKTSPLILLDRLTRLSVNRLFTARSTQQFHLELTGGGIDSQVKDLSGKRQYQQTVPKRKVIGIGAGLNYTIYDVGSDKTHFLTASNQTKTTGLGFA from the coding sequence ATTGAAAGATGGGCACTAATAAGTGGTCTACGCGGAGATCTGGAGGTCTACGAGCAGATTCAGCGCGATTTAAAGAAAACTAGCGGTGTTAAGTCATTATTTGTCCTTGGAGATCTGATCGGACCCGAGCGGAACTGTGACGTCCTATTAAACCGCCTTCAAAATCCTCAACGCGGAGACTTAAAGCCAGCTTGCATCTATGGCTGGTGGGAAGAGCAACTGCTTGCAGAGCGGGGGTTTCGTGGTGATCGAAAAGCCGACGATCTGCGGGACAGCCAAGGAGAAGACGCAGTTGCTGCATTACTGAATACTGTTGATCCTTCTCACATGAACTGGCTCGCATCACTTCAATTTGGCTTTATTGAACTTGACTGCGCACTCATCCATGGAAGCTCTTCAAACGTAGGAGACAACCTGACTCCTAAGACCTCTCCACTTATCCTTCTTGATCGACTAACCCGCCTTAGCGTGAACAGACTTTTCACAGCGCGTAGCACTCAACAGTTTCATCTTGAACTAACTGGAGGAGGGATCGACTCGCAAGTAAAGGACCTGAGCGGTAAACGTCAATATCAACAGACAGTTCCCAAGCGAAAAGTGATAGGCATTGGGGCAGGGCTGAATTACACCATTTATGACGTTGGTAGTGATAAAACACACTTTCTTACCGCCAGCAATCAAACCAAGACAACAGGGCTGGGATTCGCTTAA
- a CDS encoding DUF3721 domain-containing protein produces MTKFLSSLLLISVIGCSTESNKVKTRVIFETKAEAEQAAKDLDCKGAHKMGDKWMPCKSHKAHEKSNKQLGHKHQHNH; encoded by the coding sequence ATGACAAAGTTTTTATCATCTCTGCTTTTGATTTCAGTAATTGGATGTTCAACTGAATCCAATAAGGTTAAGACTCGGGTTATTTTTGAAACCAAAGCAGAAGCTGAACAAGCTGCTAAAGACCTTGATTGCAAAGGGGCACACAAGATGGGAGACAAGTGGATGCCTTGCAAGAGTCACAAGGCCCATGAAAAATCCAACAAACAACTAGGGCATAAGCATCAGCACAACCACTAA
- a CDS encoding AIR synthase gives MACNLIISKSAAAELIRQSAFGGTPGEMHIDLLPDGFDEGWLYVRLRCGKQDGIPVARADGVTLFAPSDQVSLLIGLSLDYYGDLSGGGFLISTPEGAEKSPCGSGFKILRNEQL, from the coding sequence ATGGCCTGTAACTTGATCATTTCAAAGTCTGCTGCGGCTGAATTGATAAGACAATCTGCATTTGGAGGCACTCCAGGTGAAATGCATATTGATTTGTTGCCCGATGGTTTTGATGAAGGCTGGTTATATGTTCGTTTGAGATGTGGTAAACAAGATGGTATTCCTGTTGCAAGAGCAGATGGAGTCACTTTATTTGCTCCTTCAGATCAAGTTAGTTTGTTAATTGGCCTAAGTCTAGATTACTACGGTGATTTGAGTGGAGGAGGCTTTTTGATTAGTACCCCAGAAGGGGCAGAAAAAAGTCCTTGTGGTTCGGGTTTTAAAATTTTACGTAATGAACAATTGTAG
- a CDS encoding DUF3303 domain-containing protein: protein MLYIQHWKFKTGYHEKAARKFLSTQAPYPRAKMLGRYHGPGSLEGWILVETNDPTALYEHAADWGEFMEWSTTPVFTDEQAGPIIANIYS from the coding sequence ATGCTCTACATCCAACACTGGAAATTTAAAACTGGCTACCATGAAAAGGCCGCGAGGAAATTTCTTTCCACGCAGGCTCCATATCCAAGAGCGAAGATGTTAGGCCGGTATCATGGTCCAGGCTCTTTAGAGGGTTGGATACTTGTTGAGACTAATGATCCAACAGCCTTGTATGAACATGCAGCAGATTGGGGAGAGTTTATGGAATGGAGCACAACTCCAGTATTCACAGACGAACAGGCAGGCCCAATAATTGCCAATATCTATAGTTAA
- a CDS encoding TIGR03894 family protein — protein sequence MVTDKALLKEVTKELWQSVKKLRPGLPKDSRMQLVLKALITIGDLPNPIEAAMVVGTCLDQEELEETGTEGDSSEDKKQSTKKESPEVQELPDGRRIVRRRSAAN from the coding sequence TTGGTAACCGACAAGGCTCTACTCAAGGAAGTAACGAAAGAACTTTGGCAATCAGTTAAAAAGCTGCGCCCTGGCCTGCCAAAAGACTCCCGCATGCAGCTTGTGCTCAAAGCTCTAATAACCATTGGAGACCTTCCAAACCCAATTGAAGCGGCAATGGTTGTAGGGACCTGCCTTGATCAAGAAGAGCTAGAAGAAACAGGTACTGAAGGAGACTCTTCAGAGGACAAGAAGCAATCAACTAAAAAGGAAAGCCCCGAGGTTCAAGAATTACCGGATGGGAGAAGAATCGTGCGTAGAAGATCTGCCGCAAACTAA
- a CDS encoding DUF1651 domain-containing protein — MVYQVSGRILNGWLVSPDGSLCYQFYLNPKSLLEGFPFVFINEWTMRPDGIPFQLKRRSKLPLDDALELCCQMLLEGWSKLVTRFRSYA; from the coding sequence ATGGTGTATCAGGTTTCGGGTCGGATCTTAAACGGATGGTTAGTAAGTCCAGATGGAAGTTTGTGCTATCAATTTTATTTGAATCCTAAATCCCTCCTAGAGGGTTTTCCATTTGTTTTTATAAATGAGTGGACAATGAGGCCTGATGGGATCCCTTTTCAGTTGAAGCGTAGAAGCAAGCTTCCCTTGGATGACGCGCTTGAGCTTTGTTGCCAAATGTTATTGGAAGGTTGGTCCAAACTAGTTACTCGATTTAGGAGTTACGCTTAA
- a CDS encoding cytochrome P450: MSKSEIRPLPSTGAISGALEAIDFFRNPTFAKQRFERYGNVFQTSMLGQPMVFIQGSKAISDLLSQSEAVEGWWPESVRNLLGSHSLANRSGPSHKARRKIVAQLFSTSALERYSSEIISMVEALAQEIKAAQRPIALAEKMRHFAFSVIASTVLGIKGTDRDDLFLDFEIWIKALFSIPIAIPGSPYAKALKARTRLLKRLQKVLTQPINELGGLKVLSGSFDESGVPLTKNDLVEQLLLLLFAGYETTASALSCLMRELLLNPIIENWLREEIDHLCWPPLTGQAINSYAPNSAPKLDATVNEVMRITPPVGGIFRRTKQLLIVDGIAIPENRVIQIVLAPSNQDGIGDFESFRPQRHLEDGSQLQFMPFGGGERVCLGKSLAELEIRLMVVGLFRKLRLTAMPDQNFTLKQLPSPTPIDGLLVKASN, translated from the coding sequence ATGAGTAAATCAGAAATACGACCGCTACCAAGTACGGGGGCAATATCGGGAGCACTTGAAGCTATCGATTTTTTTCGTAACCCCACTTTTGCAAAACAACGCTTTGAACGTTATGGGAATGTTTTTCAAACTTCAATGCTTGGACAACCCATGGTTTTCATTCAGGGTTCAAAAGCTATTTCTGACTTGCTATCGCAATCAGAAGCAGTTGAAGGATGGTGGCCGGAAAGTGTACGCAACTTATTGGGGAGTCATTCTTTAGCTAACCGTTCAGGCCCCTCTCATAAAGCACGTAGAAAGATAGTGGCTCAATTGTTCTCAACATCTGCATTGGAGCGATATAGCTCAGAGATCATCTCTATGGTCGAGGCTTTAGCCCAGGAAATCAAAGCGGCCCAAAGGCCTATAGCGTTGGCAGAAAAGATGAGACATTTCGCCTTCTCTGTAATTGCTTCTACCGTTCTTGGAATAAAAGGTACTGATCGTGATGATCTGTTTTTGGACTTCGAAATCTGGATTAAAGCACTTTTTTCAATACCTATAGCGATACCTGGCAGTCCTTACGCAAAAGCTCTTAAAGCACGTACACGTCTTCTAAAAAGACTTCAAAAAGTTCTTACACAACCTATTAACGAATTAGGAGGCTTAAAGGTCCTCTCAGGAAGCTTTGATGAATCGGGAGTTCCTTTAACGAAGAATGACCTCGTAGAACAACTTCTACTTCTCCTATTTGCTGGTTACGAAACCACAGCCTCTGCCCTGAGCTGTCTAATGCGGGAGTTGCTTCTTAATCCCATAATCGAAAATTGGTTAAGGGAAGAAATCGATCATCTCTGTTGGCCACCATTAACAGGTCAAGCAATCAACTCTTATGCCCCAAACAGTGCTCCAAAGCTAGATGCAACCGTTAATGAGGTAATGCGTATCACACCCCCAGTAGGTGGTATTTTCCGCCGTACTAAGCAACTTTTAATAGTTGATGGGATTGCGATACCTGAAAATCGAGTGATCCAAATTGTTCTAGCGCCATCCAATCAAGATGGGATTGGAGATTTTGAAAGCTTTAGACCTCAAAGGCATCTTGAAGATGGATCTCAACTTCAATTCATGCCTTTTGGTGGTGGCGAGCGTGTCTGCCTAGGAAAGTCTTTGGCTGAACTAGAGATACGTTTAATGGTGGTCGGTTTATTTCGAAAGTTGAGACTTACAGCTATGCCAGATCAAAATTTCACATTAAAACAATTACCCAGCCCTACTCCTATAGATGGGTTACTAGTTAAAGCCTCTAATTAA
- a CDS encoding DCC1-like thiol-disulfide oxidoreductase family protein has protein sequence MTLSPLFIYDGECPFCNHFAHLLELKSNIPGIKIQNARTNTDHIPNGYDIDTQGAILLVDDEIMYGSQAINWVCTKLNNPSDGLLKLLSQVFSSKSRAINLFPLLLISRRILLFLKGVPAKIST, from the coding sequence ATGACGTTGAGCCCTCTTTTTATCTACGATGGAGAATGTCCTTTCTGTAATCATTTCGCTCATTTACTTGAACTCAAAAGCAATATTCCTGGAATTAAAATTCAAAACGCAAGAACAAATACTGATCACATACCCAATGGTTATGACATTGACACTCAAGGAGCTATTTTGTTAGTTGATGATGAAATCATGTATGGGTCACAGGCAATTAATTGGGTATGCACCAAACTAAATAACCCTTCAGATGGCCTATTAAAACTGCTTTCGCAAGTATTTTCCTCTAAGTCTCGTGCCATCAATTTATTCCCTCTTCTATTAATCTCAAGAAGAATACTTCTCTTTTTGAAGGGAGTACCAGCAAAAATATCTACGTAA
- a CDS encoding DUF2130 domain-containing protein gives MNKINCPECGKVFKLHESDYGNILKQVKDDAFEEELTKRLKLAEKDKHKSIQLVQQNLRIEQEKRIQAYERKIIELESNLSTAALEKDLAVKQSKATSEKELNLLSYELRMLKENKEVDRELAVSKAITKLQSEYNQLKSSSEKADLERQLAEKSLKEKYLTQIQDRDDAIERLKDLKIRLSTKMIGESLEQHCETEFNRIRATAFPSAYFDKDNDVRSGSKGDYIFREFDNSGSELVSIMFEMKNQSDTTSSRKKNEDFLKELNKDRIEKGCEYAILVSLLEPDSELYNSGIVDLSHRYKKMYVVRPQCFIPIITLLRNASLKSLKYKSELELIKAQNIDITNFENNLETFKSAFGKNYELASRRFDGAIQEIDKSINHLQKTKDALLGADRNLRLANDKAQEVTIKRLIRNNSTMSAKFQALEDQKAA, from the coding sequence ATGAACAAAATCAACTGTCCAGAATGTGGAAAGGTATTCAAACTACACGAAAGTGATTACGGGAATATCTTGAAACAAGTAAAGGATGATGCATTTGAAGAGGAGCTAACCAAAAGACTAAAATTAGCTGAAAAAGATAAGCATAAATCTATACAGCTTGTCCAACAAAACCTAAGGATTGAACAAGAAAAACGTATACAAGCTTATGAAAGAAAAATCATCGAATTAGAGTCTAACCTATCTACAGCTGCATTGGAGAAAGACCTGGCGGTTAAACAATCTAAAGCAACCTCAGAAAAAGAACTCAATTTACTTTCTTATGAATTAAGAATGCTCAAGGAGAATAAAGAAGTTGATAGGGAACTTGCTGTTTCAAAAGCCATAACCAAATTGCAATCTGAATACAATCAATTGAAATCCTCTAGTGAAAAGGCGGATTTGGAACGACAACTGGCAGAAAAGTCACTAAAGGAGAAATACCTAACACAAATTCAGGATAGAGATGACGCTATTGAAAGGCTTAAGGATTTAAAAATACGCCTCTCTACCAAAATGATAGGAGAATCACTAGAACAACATTGTGAAACTGAGTTTAACCGAATAAGAGCAACCGCTTTCCCATCAGCCTACTTTGACAAAGATAATGATGTTAGATCCGGTAGTAAAGGAGACTATATATTCCGTGAATTTGATAATTCAGGTAGCGAACTGGTATCAATTATGTTTGAAATGAAAAACCAGTCAGATACTACATCTTCGAGGAAAAAGAATGAGGATTTTTTAAAAGAACTTAATAAGGATAGGATAGAAAAAGGCTGTGAATATGCTATATTAGTCTCATTGTTAGAGCCAGACAGTGAATTATATAACTCTGGAATAGTTGATTTATCTCATAGATATAAAAAGATGTACGTAGTCCGTCCCCAATGCTTCATTCCAATAATAACTCTTCTACGTAATGCCTCATTGAAATCACTTAAGTATAAGTCAGAACTCGAACTAATTAAGGCACAAAATATAGACATTACCAATTTTGAGAACAACCTGGAAACATTCAAATCCGCCTTTGGAAAAAATTATGAACTCGCCTCAAGACGTTTTGATGGGGCTATACAAGAAATAGATAAGTCAATCAACCATTTACAAAAAACAAAGGATGCTTTACTTGGAGCAGATAGAAATTTACGGCTCGCAAATGACAAGGCCCAAGAAGTGACTATTAAAAGGCTTATACGAAATAATTCAACAATGTCAGCAAAGTTTCAGGCCTTAGAGGACCAAAAAGCAGCCTAA